Proteins from one Deltaproteobacteria bacterium genomic window:
- a CDS encoding nucleotidyltransferase domain-containing protein translates to MKTIAFGLSQHIIDKILEVFTKHHKIERVVIFGSRALGNFKSYSDIDLAVYGEQLEANEFSRLSFELHELPIVFSIDVIHANQISNQALLDRVESEGQQIYPVL, encoded by the coding sequence ATGAAAACGATTGCTTTTGGGCTTAGCCAGCATATTATTGACAAAATTTTAGAAGTATTTACGAAGCATCACAAAATTGAGAGAGTAGTTATTTTTGGTTCTCGGGCTTTAGGTAATTTTAAATCTTATTCAGATATCGATCTAGCGGTTTATGGCGAGCAATTAGAGGCTAACGAATTCAGCCGACTTAGCTTTGAATTGCATGAGTTGCCTATAGTGTTTTCAATAGATGTAATCCATGCAAATCAAATCAGTAATCAAGCTTTGCTCGACAGAGTTGAGAGCGAAGGCCAACAAATTTATCCCGTACTTTAA